AGTTTATTATAGTAAACTGAAGTCCGTGGTATCATCTATCTCTCAATGTGACTTCTTTTTCGCAACAAATTAGAAACCATTTTAGTTCCGGGGGGCCTTTGACTTGAATCACTGCTGCTCAGGTATTAAGTAGATTGAAATCATTATGTTGCTTGTCTTCTCAGCCTGCAGACCCGGAACTTAATTTGGGCATGAACAGAATCCAAATTGACGAAACTCACAGCAAGGAAACAGAGAATGATTCTCTTTCACCCAACAAAAATAGTTACTTTCCACCAAGTGAGCTTCAGCAACCTTCACATTCCAATAGTGGTAAAAGCGAGGAAACGAAAAGTATTGCTGGCTTTGAAGATTCGGTGCCTGCTGAGGAGTTCACAGGGGCTGGAAGATTGATATCTGTGTGCCCCAAGTTGGTACACCTGTAATGCTGAAGCCGTCGTTGCTCGTAAAGAATAGAGAAAAGCGTAATGAAGAGAAACGGTCACTGGAAGAACATAATTGGAGGATATTGAGACCTGGAATGGTTCTTCTTAAAAGCTATCTCTCCGTAGGTGATCAGGTATACGGTTACATCCCTCTCCAAACACTACCTTTTCTTGAAATGGAAATTTTGGGggagaagaagaacagaagCGTCCTTcttgattgaaaattttgacTTGTAACATCTGTGCCTATTGATTTGCAAATTTGTATCACGTTCAAGCCCATGGtatgattaaagaaaaataaaaatgaaggcaGCATAGGACTATTACTTGTTAGTCTTAGCACTACTCAGTATGAATGAGTAGCCCCATTTTGGTGTTACCAGTTTGCTATTATGATGGATACCTTCTCCTGGCTGTCTTAAAATATGCTTTTCAACAAATAATAACTGGCATATTCAGTTACTTACAGTGGTATTTGAATGGAGTCCGCTCAGTGTAATCCTACTATCTATAGCTGTTTAGGAACTGCATCTTATGCTTGTCTTGTCTGATGCTAGGTTAAAATTGTAAAGCTGTGCCGTGACCTTGGTCTTGGAGCTGGGGTTTCTACCAACCTGGTTATCGGGATGGTGCAAAGTTGCATCTGAAAATGATGTGCCTTGGTAAAAACTGGGACCCTGAGACAAGCAAGTATGGAGAGCATCGGCCAATCGATGGAGCCAAACCACCAAGGATCCCGGAAGAATTTTGTAACTTGGTTGCAAAAGCTCTCAAAGATTCTCATGCTCTTATGGGTAAAAATGTCAAGAAAACGATGTGCAGGAAAAATTTCCACTGATGACCCCAAACGTTTGCATTGTGAACTTTTATACTGCCAGTGGCCGACTTGGTCTCCATCAGGTTTGTAGCAATTAATCGGATAAATTAGTTGGTCTTTATTTAGGTTgttttatataaatttgttaCTGAGTAGATATATCCTACACAAGGAACTGCATTGTCAGAATAGTTCTGGCAGATGTAGTAAGGCTGAATTTGGAGGCCCAAATACATTAATCGAAGATTGTTCTTCTTGGATGCTaatattttgtaattgattATTCTCTTTACTTTCAAGTTCTATCTTTATAGGATGGATGTCTTATCTGCTCATCTATCCTCTGAACAGTAGAAACCCCTCTACCTTGAGTACTGACGGAGTACGACATTCTTTTGTCAGAAATTCTTTGACTGAAGTCTTTGATATGATATGGCTCCTTAAAGGAGTCAAGTCTAGTAAAGTCGTGGTTTTATTACTGCTATTTTTCTCCAAGCAACATGTAAATTGTGAGGTAGATGTGATCTATCACCTCTCTCCTCCGAAGGAAAAACAGCATTAACCCTTCTAGTCTGTTTGAGCTGCAGAGTAGATGCAAATTTGTACTGTCTTTCTATATAGTATATAGAAATAGGAGTCTTGGTTCACACAGCGTCACTATCGACAGTCAGGTTTGGGTTTGCTGGATACAGAATTTTGTGACATTGTCAAAATGCAGGATCGGGATGAGAGTGAAGAAAGTCTTCGCAAAGGATTACCTGTGGTGTCTTTCTCCATTGGAGACTCGGCAGAATTTTTATACGGAGATCAAAGAGACATTGTTAAAGCTGAAAAGGTTTTACTGGAATCAGGAGACGTCTTGATATTTGGTGGAAAATCTAGACATATTTTTCATGGGGTACCTTCGATTGTCCAGGACTCTGCACCCAAGACTTTGTTGGAACAATCAAGGCTTCGAAGTGGCCGTCTGAATTTAACTTTTCGAGAGTACTGATATCATAGTATTAGGTGCAAGAAGCTGTTAATTGGTTTCatatataaaagtttggttTGTAGTGGTTTTGTCGATATTAACCATGATTGGAATCGGAAGACAGTTGCTAAGCTTCTCATTTTAGAAATATCAGTTCTCTTTTCCCTGTCAGGTATACATAAGACAGAATGTGGTGTAAGAACCAAGAGGATGACTTTTAAGTTTCGATCTTTCTAATTGAggctatattttttatttagttttttttcttattactATTTGTTTGAGTACATTGAATTAGTTATTGTGGTAGATGATTTTTCCGTGATAGGTTAGCTGGAgctatttttgttttgaagttgtTCAGGGTTAGTCAGCATGGGTAAAGTCAGAACTGCACAAAGATTCCTGATATAATCATTAAACGAGTTTCTCTTATTAAAGTGATGATACGAGGCCCTCTTTAGCATTGGTCATGGTTATGATTTACCAAAGACTTCTGTGGGTAAAATGGAGAACCCAAGAAAgctaaatttcaaagaaaaagaaaagaaaagatagaatgtGTATATTGTCTATTAGTTGAATTTATCGCATAAGAGAATTTATGAAGCTTTAGCCTTCGAGTATGACGAGGAAAAGTATTTGAGAGCAGAACAGCAATTTTCATCAAACTTGACCTTTTTGGCAGCCAAACCTCAACAGTCGGAAAACCATAACTTGGTTGGTCAACATGCTTCCTGGATTTTGCTCACAGAACAATGCATGTAAATGCTTATTCACATTAAACCAACCTGCAGAAAAGATCAACCACCCACCAACCAACAAAATGGCCCGTTAGTCCCATCACTGCAAGTGTTAATCGTATGCAAAATCCCTTATCTTTTTAAGACCCTTATGTCTGCCACTAGTTGGAACGGAATTCTAACTTGTGCTTGCTTTAGTCCCTGAAAGTCATCCCCATAAGTTCTTGCAGGCTAATTACCAGAAAGTGTAAGGAAGTCAGGGAGAGGATAAAACCAGGCTGGAGAAGCAGGGCACATGCTGAATTTAGTTTTGTAATGCCTATGCAGGTTGATCACAAATTGAGCGTGTGCCCTGGCTCTCCATCTTGGTTCTCTCTCTTAGTGTTAATCTTTGGCCGACTTGCTAGTGTTTAGCAGCGTCAGCTGCACCAGAAATATCAGAGGTAATACAACTCTTCCATTATCTTTTATGTCGTACATATGGACATTTGTGCCAGCTTGTATATTAGCTCTCTCTCAACTTTCTTATACCTGCGCTTAGTCATTCTGACATCCTTGAATCAGTTGACCCGTGCTATAACACGAATTGACGGATTTCATGGCCTAGCATATGGGACTAGAAAGGTTAAATACAGAAATGGCGCATGatgttctgaatttttaattttcgtaTCCTTTTAACAATGTTTCAGTCACTACGCCTGTAGCAATCCCAAGAACCAACACTTCCGCTCTGTGAGGTCATCAAACTGTCTATTATACAAAAAGATTGATATCACAGTTTCTGTTTGCCAGTATCAGAGacaggagagggagagggagttaTTATAGCCACTGGTAAATGTTAGACAAAGAGGCTCAGGAGAATGCGACAGCTTCGCTCTCGGTGCGAACTAGACTAGCATAGAGGCCATTGACATGGGAGGCCATGAGTGTATCATGGCTTCCGTACTCTGTGACCTTGCCTTCTTTGACAACAGCGATCATATCGGCTTCCCTAATGGTAGACATTCTATGCGCCACAACGATGGTAGTCGCTCGTTTCGATGCCGTCCTCAACGCATCTTGAACATGTCTTTCAGATTCCAAGTCCAAAGCACTACTGGCCTCGTCTAGTAGAAGCACTCCCGATTTTTTTAGCATGGCTCTTGCTATGGCAATCCTTTGCTTTTGACCTCCAGACAATTGGACACCACTCTCGCCAACCTGCAACAGCAGAGAATTCTTAGGTTAACCTATTTGCTATACTGTATTTTTTCTCTTACTCTTAAACTACTTCGGTACTCCATCACTTAACAGTAAACTAATTCTTAGGGACCCAATAGATGAGGTTTTAGAAAGCCATCATGGAATAGGACTAAGCTCATGGCAAACAGACAACGTATAACGCTTTGCTTGCCAGTAAAAGAACTGAGGAAAGCAATGTAATAAAAAATGTACCTCGGTTTCATAGCCTTGAGGAAGAGCACTAATGAACTTGTGAATATAAGCTTCTTTTGCAGCTTCCTCGATCTCAGCCCACGAAGCGTTCGGATTTCCAAATGCTATGTTCTCCCTGATACTCCCTCCGAAAAGTGCAGGTTCTTGGCTTACCAATGCCGTCTGCCTCCTTAGCCATTTCACATTCATCTCCCTCAGATCAACCCCTCCCATCAGGACCTTCCCCTGGTTTGGGTCATAAAATCTCTGTACCAACCATATGACCGTTGATTTCCCTGACCCGCTAGATCCCACCAGAGCCACCTTACTGCCAGCTTTTACCTTAAGATAGAAGTCTCTCAGAACACTCACCTCCGGCCTCGATGGATATGCAAAATTTACCTTTTTAGCTCAATATCCCAAGGTTTTGACCTTTCGagtttccttcctctctctttgtCATTGCCAATTTGAGGCCTCCTGTTAATGATTTCAAGAACAGCTGGAACAGCCGTCGCCGCCATTGAAGTGTCCGGGGCCAGACCTGCTAGTTGCCCGACTGAGAATGAGCTGAGTActaaaatgagaaatattttgGAAACGTCACCGAACTTGGCCTTGTCTTCTTTGACAAGGTACGCTCCGAACCAGAGAGTAAGAGTATATGCACCATACATGGCACCTTGAGCAAATCCCGAGGTTAAGCCTAAAACCTGCGACCTCCTCACAGACTTCTTCTTGGGTTCAGATAAAGCACGGTCAAAGGATTCAATCAACTGTTCTTGAGCTGAGAATGTCGTTACCGTTCTAATGTTTGAGATTGCCCCAGCAGCTATGTTGCTAGCTACGCCATAAGCCTCGTTATCTAGTTTCGGTCCAATACCTATGATCAAGCTCAAATAACTTGCGCCAAGGGTGATTGGGGTAACAGCTGTTGCCACTAGGGATAATCTCCATTGGAGGTAGAACGATACACCTAGCCCAGCGGCTGCTGCACTTAGACCCATGAACAAGACAGAAAATCGATCTCCTAGGACTGACCGAAAACTGATACAATCTGATGACAACCTTGAAACAAGTATTCCAGTGGAATTCTCTTCGAAATCGAACCACCCTGGTTCTTGCTTTAATATTGAATGGAATAGAAGGCTTCTAACTCTTGTCGTAAGCTTTGTTCCAGCCCAACCGCAGAAACCTTGTTGCCCAGTTATGGATATTATACACCCTAAGCCAAGACCAACtagaaccaaacaaagatgaccgactccttttttttatgtttgtcTTGTCTGGATCAAAGTAAATGTCAAGGGCATCTCCAAGTATCAAGGGGAAGACTGAAAGAATTGCACCCGCAACCATACCAAAGAGAAATCCTACTACCAGCACAAAAAGCTCTGGCCTCTGTAAGCTCCATATCTCAGAGAGTTGAAAGTTTCTTTGCACTGGCTTTTGTGGTTCTCCATCCTCTAGTTGGTTGTCATGCGGGGATTTATAGTAGTCTGATCTTGAGACTTTATGGTCATACTTTGAACCCGATACATTGTGCGCTGATTTATCATTTATGACAGAGTCAGCAACCTTCTGAACAATGTCAAATTGTTTTGCTGGAGGCTTGGAAACTGCTTCAGAAGCTAGCTTGACAAGGTCATAGTAGGCGCCGCCCTTTTCCATGAGCTGACGATGGTCACCAATCTCAACAACAGACCCTTGATCAAGCACGGCAATTGTATGAGCATTTCTTACTGTTGCAAGCCTGTGGGCGATGACAATGGCTGTTCTGTTAGTGGAGATTTTGTCGATTGCCTGTTGAACTATAATTTCAGACTCGGGGTCTAAGGCACTAGTTGGCTCATCTAGTAGAAGGATTCTAGGATCTTTGATCATGGCTCGGGCTAGTGCAATCCGTTGCTTTTGACCTCCTGAGAGTAGTGTTCCTCTGTCCCCAACCTGCATAGGAGTCAGTAAGAGACAACTCTTGCATTTGAGGCTAGTATTGACTGGCAAGAAATTAGTCAGGCGTCAGAGCCAGAATTTGAGATCACAAATTGAGAAAAACTGTTAAATTCCATAATTAGATATAAATAGACAGCTTGGTTCCTTGTATATACCAATACCGAGTATTTCAGCAGTATCACCTGTGTATCATAGCCTTGTGGGAGGCCCAAGATGAAGTTGCTGGCATTTGCCGCGACGCAAGCAGCCATTGCTTCCTTCCTTGTTGCGTTCTCCTTGCCCATCATCACATTTTCGATAATGCTTACAGCAAAGAGAACTGGCTCCTGGCCTAGCATGCCTATCTGACTTCTTAGCCACTTGACCTGCAGTGACCTTATATCGTGACCGTCCAAGGCAATTGTGCCTGCCGTTTCTAAACGTTAGTGGAGAACTAGATAAATATCCAACGCTTCACTAAAGATTAGCCCTCATTATCGACTATATTTGCCTGTGGGACTGTCAATAGAATGCGCAACAATCTGCATTTAAATAACTGTAAGTACATATGAGCATACCCTTTATAGGATCATAAAACCTCTCTATCAGAGCGAATATGGTGGATTTGCCACCTCCACTAACACCCACCAATGCGAGAGTCTTTGAAGAGGGAATCACCAGGCTCAAGGAGCGGAGGATTGGAGCATCTGGACGAGCTGGGTATGCAAAACTAACTCCTCTGAACTCTATCTTTCCTCGAACATGTGAGAGCATCCTCCCACTAGGATCGTAGGGATCTATTTCTGGGACTCGGTCTATTACTTCGAACACCCGGGTCGCTGCTACAGTGCCTTGCCCGAATTGAGCAAAGTAGGACAACGACAATGCCAAGCCCCTGTAGTATGAGGAAGGTGAATCAAGTTTCTTCTGGCCAAGAGCTTTATATGCATTTGCAATGCATCATACCAGAAACCTCATGCATCTCCGAGTAGCATAGTATTACTAAtgttcattaaaaaatcattaagttCTCTTTTATTGAATAATTCATCCTGAGGTCATTCAACATGTATGATGATGGAAATTAAGTACCTTCCACCGAGATTGACACCAAAGAAACAAGCGATCGCTTGACCTCCACTGAGCTCGCCACGAGCAACCAATATAGAACCGTACCaaaaggccaatgcccatgttGAGTACGTAACCAAGTAGATGACTCCAATTCCTGCACCCTTGGCGAACCCAACCTTGGCTCCTATGGGAATTAAACTCGACAGCAATTCAGCATATCTTGCAGCCAAATTATCTTCCGCGACAAACGAAAACACCGTTCTAATGGAGCTGACAGCTTGCTCAGCAACGCTGCCAGCTCTTCGATAAGAAACCTATATTGtaccaagaagaaaaggacaagaaagGAGTTAGAAAACCTCCCATATTAAGATCCTTCAATGTCAAGCGTATTTGGTACCTCATTACCTCTTCCTTTGAAGCTAGACCAACATAGACAGCCTTGTAAGCAATGCCGCAGAACATCGTCAATGGGGTGACAGCAAATACTGCTAGAGATACTTTCCACGATTGAAAGAACCCAACCGCATATCCACAGATGAAAGCGAAAATATGGTAAACAAAGTATGCCATCTGTAAATTACAGAAAAAAGAATGGGATGtctatgaaaaagaaatagatgcACTGCTTGGCTGGTCCTGATAACATGGGAAAAGGGTGTCAAAAGATTGAGAAACTGAGAGCAATAGCATAAAGAGTGCACCTTTTCACCCATTACTTCTTGAATTTGCGCAACATCACTTGAGATTCCATGCATGATATCACCAGTGCTAACTTGTGTGTCGAAAAAGCCAATGTCCTGTCGCAGAACTGCTCTCAGGTAATTAGTTCTTATCCTTTGAGCTGCTCTATCCCCTACCAATCTCCAACAcgttatttctgcaaaaattttGCCACGCCTCTTCACTTAACTATTGCCAAGGGACGTATAATTGCAAactttgaagaaaaagagaattgaaGCGGTTAAATTCTTTCCAAAGCAATATAGAAGACAATATGAAGGCAGCACACGAACCAGACGCCACTTAGCTATAGGAGAGAAGgtcctaatattaaaattttgacgccaataaaataacagaaaatgcatttatatagattttttttttcttacgcATGTAAGCTCCAACCACCACTACCGCTGCTAGTCCAGTCATAAGCAGACATACCTGAAATGAAATCAACACCAGAAATTTGAACATATTTATTGACCATGTAGCAATAATCCGCATAAAGAATGCAGTCTCGTACGCACACAATGTATGCTATGAACTTTAATTCACTATCGACTATAAGGTGCCGGATCAATCACTTTACTGCAGGTGAAGAGTATACTGAAATCACAGACAATTTATCGTGCTTCATCACTAACTACAAGAGATGGACAGTTATGTGGTCAGGTCGCCAACATAGCCTGGATATTCATGTTAAggtgaaggaaagaaaacagaGTGGGAAGATTTTTAATACCTCGTTGACATGCTTCATCATCAGGTGTTTGTCAGTTTTCGATTCTAGAGCAATCTTGTTCACAAATTTTCCGAAAAGATAAGAATACAAAGGAAGAGAACCTCCATTAATCAGAGCTCCCAAGCACCCCAAGATCACAAGAACAAAATCCCACTTGGTCGAGTACTTGAACAAGCCGAATAGCCCAATAGGCTTCACTGgctcttcttcatcctcttcttcctcatcgaACTCATTGTCACCAGGAGGTAATATTTCAATGTTATTATATCTATTTCCATGACCGTGAGATTGCATTCCTGAATCCCATTCGTCATGATCATGCCAATCACGACCATGATCCGTGTCTTCTTCCTTGTACCTTGAATGTCCATGTCCACCCCGATCATGTCGACCATGTGATGTGCCGTGACCATAATCTTGTCCACTATGCAATATGTTATGATGACGATGACCACGACTGTCATTATCTGCGTCATCGTTGTAATCAGTATTCACATGACGATGATATCTAAGAGGACTTAAAGAGCTCACTTTCCtctcaaaatcatcatttttgTTGTAGCCAATAAGTTTGAGCTCATCCTTATGACCAAAACGGCCATCGTTACTTCCTTCCTTAATCACTTCTAAGTTTGAATGACCCTTCTTGATCTTAGCATTCTCACCAGCAGCATAACTCCTTCCAAAGAATGCACTCTCATTAGTATCTCTGTCCACAAAACTTTGCAGCTCAAGCCTCCCCCCAGCAAGAGCACCGTGCCCTGAATACTCGAAGTAAGGATTTGTGAAGCTCCGAAACCCACCACTTGTGCGAGAGAGGTAGTAGTCATTCGCCGTCCGCCGAAAAACTCGGCTTTGGGACGGCGTGGTTGCAGCCCAGGGGCTTAGGGCCACACCAAGATTCTGGCCATCCCACCACCCTGTCGGCTCAAACTGCCAGGACAGCTCGCCCTGCCATGACCTGTCGTCATCCGTCCCAAACGGTGTGGCAGGCGAAGGGTGGGGAAACCGCCTCGGGGTATGGCTGCGTGACGTCTGACGCGAGCTGAGAGATGTGAAGGTGTGGGATGCATGGCGCGACGTGGCTGGAGTGACATGGCGTCGGCGACGAGAGTTGGTtggggaggagaaggaggagcagtCGAAGTCGAAGGATGAGTCAGCCATTGTTGGGGGTGGAGGAGGGAGAGGTTGAGAGCATGGAAAGATCAATGATAATGAGAGAAAGAGATGTGTGTGAATGCCatgaagagaagaggaaaacaaCGCAAGGAAGGATTAGAAAGACAGGGTAAAAACCTTGTTAGGAGTTAAATCCAAGGAGACATCTGCCTAGGATATAACTGAGACTATGCTTGCTCCGCCTATAttaaaatgcttttgttttgtttcttcgTGATTCTTGTGACGCTTGTCTCTTTCTTTTGTAAACGTAGATACTCAcagcaaattttcctttttaggaTGACAGTTCATATTACGATGTTGTCCATGCTTAAGTTTGCCAACCAAGCGGGTTCATATTGATATAGAATTAAACGTCACTATATTCATTCAGTAGTTTTATGACTGATCTATTCCCGAAATGAGTTTATCAGCACTAACTCGATGACAACCCACCAATTTGATCACATCAGATTGATTAGCTTTTCTACATGTTTCGCATGGTAGATTGTATGGACATTGGATCGGAACGTGAAGTTATGGTAAACATTGTTTGTTCTCGAGTGACTTCCACGGAGCACAAAGAAACCGTCCCTCGTGTTTGGAGAATCAACTTGATTAGTTCGTGATGTTCCACGTTacgtttccatttttttattcctctctACCCCACAGTTGATTATTTGGAAAGAAGCAGCATCATTTGATTGCTTATCCAAATGCAAAGTTTCTTTAGACTTAACGATGGACTGAAACAACAATAACATATCACAAAGAGGAGTTGAATATGTGCATATGCAACGAGAAATGCAGAAGACATCGAAGCCGGCAGCTGAATTTGCAAGGAACAGCTGTGGTTAAATATTGACCATTTCTGCATAATTATTTAAGTGGGTGGAAGTGATAGACAGGCACTAAATTGATTGGTGCTTATGCTAATATTGTCCTTCTTTCGTCGTGCATGATGACCCTTTTGTGTGTGTTGTCTTGCAAAACATAGGATCCAAGGAAATACACGATTTTAAAGCCATGTGTAAACTCCAAACATTGAGTTCTCTCTTAGCCAAGCTCTGGGCTCTTTTTTGTGATATCTTTAGGCCAAAGCAAAATGGGCCTCTCCATTTGTCAGCAGCGAGATCATTCATAGCTGCtccacattttttttctttcattttttgtgaattcTGGCAGCTATACAATAAGAACTTTGACTCATAAGACATGGCTATGGAAGTTGGAGCTAATTAGTTTATGCAATCCCTTCTCTGTCAGTATATCAGTGAAGGGTCATGACAAGCATCAAAGTTCAATTGAAAGACAGGGATATGAGTACGTTTGGAATGGTGAAAGAGTATGCCAATGGTCAATTGGTTTTTGGCGGGAAAAAGGTGAAGGTAATGATTGAGAAGCAACAATGCTTCCTTTTAAAGTCGAAAGGGAAAAATTCATGATCAAATTATTCAGTTAGGTTTTGTTTTGATCGACGAGAATCAATCTGTATCTTGGTTGCATAACTTCAGTTTGGCTGTTAAAGCACATAGACACAAGTATACAGTCTCGCAAAGCTAATAATTTGAGGGTCTAATTTGGTACAATTTAGTTGGAGTTGTTCAAAGCAAGTCACTCGGTTTGGTCTGATCTTCCCTATAAGAAAataacca
Above is a window of Eucalyptus grandis isolate ANBG69807.140 chromosome 9, ASM1654582v1, whole genome shotgun sequence DNA encoding:
- the LOC104424019 gene encoding LOW QUALITY PROTEIN: ABC transporter B family member 19 (The sequence of the model RefSeq protein was modified relative to this genomic sequence to represent the inferred CDS: inserted 3 bases in 2 codons), yielding MADSSFDFDCSSFSSPTNSRRRRHVTPATSRHASHTFTSLSSRQTSRSHTPRRFPHPSPATPFGTDDDRSWQGELSWQFEPTGWWDGQNLGVALSPWAATTPSQSRVFRRTANDYYLSRTSGGFRSFTNPYFEYSGHGALAGGRLELQSFVDRDTNESAFFGRSYAAGENAKIKKGHSNLEVIKEGSNDGRFGHKDELKLIGYNKNDDFERKVSSLSPLRYHRHVNTDYNDDADNDSRGHRHHNILHSGQDYGHGTSHGRHDRGGHGHSRYKEEDTDHGRDWHDHDEWDSGMQSHGHGNRYNNIEILPPGDNEFDEEEEDEEEPVKPIGLFGLFKYSTKWDFVLVILGCLGALINGGSLPLYSYLFGKFVNKIALESKTDKHLMMKHVNEVCLLMTGLAAVVVVGAYMQITCWRLVGDRAAQRIRTNYLRAVLRQDIGFFDTQVSTGDIMHGISSDVAQIQEVMGEKMAYFVYHIFAFICGYAVGFFQSWKVSLAVFAVTPLTMFCGIAYKAVYVGLASKEEVSYRRAGSVAEQAVSSIRTVFSFVAEDNLAARYAELLSSLIPIGAKVGFAKGAGIGVIYLVTYSTWALAFWYGSILVARGELSGGQAIACFFGVNLGGRGLALSLSYFAQFGQGTVAATRVFEVIDRVPEIDPYDPSGRMLSHVRGKIEFRGVSFAYPARPDAPILRSLSLVIPSSKTLALVGVSGGGKSTIFALIERFYDPIKGTIALDGHDIRSLQVKWLRSQIGMLGQEPVLFAVSIIENVMMGKENATRKEAMAACVAANASNFILGLPQGYDTQVGDRGTLLSGGQKQRIALARAMIKDPRILLLDEPTSALDPESEIIVQQAIDKISTNRTAIVIAHRLATVRNAHTIAVLDQGSVVEIGDHRQLMEKGGAYYDLVKLASEAVSKPPAKQFDIVQKVADSVINDKSAHNVSGSKYDHKVSRSDYYKSPHDNQLEDGEPQKPVQRNFQLSEIWSLQRPELFVLVVGFLFGMVAGAILSVFPLILGDALDIYFDPDKTNIKKRXVGHLCLVLVGLGLGCIISITGQQGFCGWAGTKLTTRVRSLLFHSILKQEPGWFDFEENSTGILVSRLSSDCISFRSVLGDRFSVLFMGLSAAAAGLGVSFYLQWRLSLVATAVTPITLGASYLSLIIGIGPKLDNEAYGVASNIAAGAISNIRTVTTFSAQEQLIESFDRALSEPKKKSVRRSQVLGLTSGFAQGAMYGAYTLTLWFGAYLVKEDKAKFGDVSKIFLILVLSSFSVGQLAGLAPDTSMAATAVPAVLEIINRRPQIGNDKERGRKLERSKPWDIEXKKVNFAYPSRPEVSVLRDFYLKVKAGSKVALVGSSGSGKSTVIWLVQRFYDPNQGKVLMGGVDLREMNVKWLRRQTALVSQEPALFGGSIRENIAFGNPNASWAEIEEAAKEAYIHKFISALPQGYETEVGESGVQLSGGQKQRIAIARAMLKKSGVLLLDEASSALDLESERHVQDALRTASKRATTIVVAHRMSTIREADMIAVVKEGKVTEYGSHDTLMASHVNGLYASLVRTESEAVAFS